One window from the genome of Hoplias malabaricus isolate fHopMal1 chromosome X2, fHopMal1.hap1, whole genome shotgun sequence encodes:
- the LOC136676297 gene encoding transmembrane protein 178A-like — MERCVPALSVCVSALALLLLLLALCSDHWYETDTRTHKRNCDRKGSDSNDQKNRDMPIYHLPLVEGGGATSAGVGATAIGGRGARRGSVVGAGGVARARPIHVGSTEEELLENWRAIAGLGILETECGRPLFPTHSGLWRKCYFRGRDQDIDTLISKGIADRCTSVKYHFTQPIRLRNIPLNLTRTIQQDEWHLLHLRRITAGFLGMAAAVLLCGSIVAAVGFFWEESLTQHVSGLLFLMAGIFCTISLCTYAASVSYDLSRNPPFIYGLPEDVDHGYGWSIYSAWVSLGLTVASGCFCTTFPFLTRSKLRSKTARESSV; from the exons atgGAGCGCTGCGTTCCCGCGCTCTCGGTGTGCGTGAGCGCGCTCGCTCTGCTCCTGCTGCTTCTTGCGCTCTGCTCGGACCACTGGTACGAGACGGACACGCGCACGCACAAGCGCAACTGCGACCGCAAGGGCTCGGACTCCAACGACCAGAAGAACAGGGACATGCCCATCTACCACCTGCCGCTGGTGGAGGGGGGTGGAGCCACGTCAGCTGGGGTCGGGGCTACGGCGATAGGGGGGCGGGGCGCACGGCGCGGAAGCGTGGTCGGAGCCGGTGGTGTGGCGCGCGCTAGACCGATACATGTGGGCAGCACAGAGGAGGAGCTGCTGGAGAACTGGAGAGCTATCGCCGGACTCGGCATCCTTGAGACGGAGTGCGGAAGACCACTGTTCCCCACACACTCCGGACTCTGGAGGAAGTGCTACTTCCGGGGGAGGGACCAGGACATAGACACTCTTATCAGCAAAG GTATCGCCGACCGCTGCACTTCTGTCAAATATCACTTCACTCAACCCATCCGCCTCCGGAACATCCCCCTGAACCTAACCCGCACCATCCAGCAGGATGAGTGGCACCTCCTTC atCTAAGGAGGATCACTGCTGGATTCTTAGGAATGGCAGCTGCAGTTCTGTTGTGTGGGTCTATCGTAGCCGCAGTTGGGTTCTTCTGGGAGGAGAGTCTCACCCAGCACGTCTCCGGACTCCTCTTCCTAATGGCAG gTATTTTCTGTACAATTTCTCTGTGTACGTATGCAGCGAGTGTGTCGTATGATCTTTCACGGAATCCTCCATTTATATACGGCTTGCCGGAAGATGTGGATCATGGATATGGCTGGTCCATCTACAGCGCCTGGGTGAGTCTGGGTCTGACTGTTGCATCTGGTTGTTTCTGCACCACTTTCCCCTTCCTCACTCGCAGCAAACTTCGTTCAAAAACTGCCCGCGAGTCCTCTGTTTGA